A region of Lycium barbarum isolate Lr01 chromosome 3, ASM1917538v2, whole genome shotgun sequence DNA encodes the following proteins:
- the LOC132632450 gene encoding uncharacterized protein LOC132632450 isoform X1, with the protein MQIARRVSINLSKRVLGNASNSVRRWKSFAASVQSDSTADKRKGKRVTKEERKAMAEAFVNKYRTMNGGKFPPTKAAMKEVGGSYYTVKKIVQELQYNAKMPVDKDTVLKEASAGKAAIRKDKLLTKVEETLSSATALEHGACEDGQLTNGILLEKESTQNRKPSLELKEIPSDLLTVDGGISQETQSLTLSGVEGGDTNSNHETEADLQIPIAAEHTLLQEMSISGSDNKDAAAQVLESELESFSRSEEPENNIKQEDSPVEDFKFDSLKQMDEQKHSLDVEKSRRDLSNERKAETQAESKPSMWKNLKSFADGILNIWWKR; encoded by the exons ATGCAGATTGCTCGGCGAGTCTCTATAAATCTGTCCAAACGAG TACTTGGAAATGCTTCAAATTCAGTTCGGCGTTGGAAGTCATTTGCGGCCAGTGTTCAGTCTGATTCAACGGCAGATAAGAGGAAAGGGAAAAGGGTAACAAAGGAAGAAAGGAAAGCAATGGCTGAAGCTTTTGTTAACAA ATATAGAACCATGAATGGTGGAAAATTTCCACCTACTAAGGCGGCAATGAAAGAAGTTGGTGGCTCGTATTATACTGTCAAGAAGATTGTCCAAGAACTGCAGTACAATGCTAAAATGCCAGTAGATAAAGACACTGTGCTCAAAGAAGCTTCCGCAGGAAAAGCTGCAATTAGGAAGGACAAGTTACTGACGAAAGTTGAAGAGACATTAAGCAGTGCAACAGCTCTTGAACATGGAGCATGCGAAGATGGTCAGTTAACCAATGGGATTTTATTGGAAAAAGAATCGACTCAGAATAGGAAGCCGTCACTTGAACTCAAAGAAATCCCAAGTGATCTACTAACAGTTGATGGAGGCATATCTCAAGAAACTCAATCATTAACCCTAAGTGGGGTGGAAGGCGGGGATACCAATAGCAACCATGAGACAGAGGCGGACCTACAAATTCCAATTGCAGCAGAGCATACTTTGTTGCAGGAGATGTCAATTTCTGGAAGT GATAATAAAGATGCTGCTGCGCAAGTTCTTGAATCGGAGCTAGAATCTTTTTCGCGTTCCGAGGAACCTGAGAATAACATAAAACAGGAAGACTCCCCTGTTGAAGATTTCAAATTTGATAGCCTGAAGCAGATGGATGAGCAAAAACATTCACTTGATGTGGAAAAGTCTAGGAG GGATTTATCCAATGAACGCAAGGCTGAGACACAAGCTGAAAGCAAACCCTCCATGTGGAAAAATCTGAAATCTTTTGCAGATGGAATTCTAAACATTTGGTGGAAACGGTAG